The sequence AGGAGTGGCAGTGATCGATCCCCAGTTTGCCCGTGTTGAACCCTGGCGCCGATGCCTGAGACTGCTGCGCCGAAGGCATGATGTACCACTTCCAGATGGCGTCACTGGCCCACTGCAGCCGATCCACCCAGGCAGGAGCATTGAAGTACAGAGTACGGAAGTCTTCGCTCCAGCCCATGTTCTCCGCACCCCAGGCTACGGCCAGTGCGTTGAAACCCAGGCCGCAGTCGACTTCGTCATAGCCCCATTGGACCTGATCTGCCGGGTCGAAGCCGTCCTCAGTGGCTCGTCTGCCGCTGCCATCCTGGCTGAGCTGTCTCGCCATTTCCACCAGGGCGTCGTACGTCCAGCCCTCAGCCTCCCACTCCTGGGTAGGATAGTCCACCTCCGCTGCATCGAACAGGTCCTCATTGTAGTAGAGGACGCTGGGATACACGCCCATAACTATCCCATACATCACGCCCTGGTATTTGCCTATCTCGGGAATGAGATCACCGAAGTCACTGAGGTCGTACTGATCGCGCTCCACGTACGGCCCGATGTCCAGGTTAGTGTCGCGGAAGCGGCCTACCTGCTCCACACCCGAAGGCATGTTGATGGCCGGTGGAGTACCCGCGGCTAGCATGGCGGCCCACTTGGTGCGGCTCTCGTCGTGAGGCACGTACATATGCTCGATCTTGATGTCGGTATGCGACGCGTTCCACTCCGCTGCCAGGCGGTTCTGCGCCTCCTGCTGCTCGGGTGCCGTTCCCGTGCCCATGCCCACGAATATGGTTACCGTGACCGCCTCACCTGCGGCGGCCGGGGCCTCTGCCGCGGCCGGGGCAGCCGTCTCCTCCCGGGGGACCGGTGTCCCGGTGGCCCCGGCACAGGCGGCGGCGGCAGTCGC comes from Anaerolineae bacterium and encodes:
- a CDS encoding extracellular solute-binding protein, coding for MHRTRMTRRRVLQLSAAVAAATAAAACAGATGTPVPREETAAPAAAEAPAAAGEAVTVTIFVGMGTGTAPEQQEAQNRLAAEWNASHTDIKIEHMYVPHDESRTKWAAMLAAGTPPAINMPSGVEQVGRFRDTNLDIGPYVERDQYDLSDFGDLIPEIGKYQGVMYGIVMGVYPSVLYYNEDLFDAAEVDYPTQEWEAEGWTYDALVEMARQLSQDGSGRRATEDGFDPADQVQWGYDEVDCGLGFNALAVAWGAENMGWSEDFRTLYFNAPAWVDRLQWASDAIWKWYIMPSAQQSQASAPGFNTGKLGIDHCHSWRMGEMEELPFHWNVGAIPASPLGITLAQCDVDGFLICNQFAHLDAAWEVAKWMLEPDQMLRLDLTWGALPPRASLQERYKEEMAARFPNLQLQVFFDSLNYIDVPNHESYIPRYGEVWDAFWAGYDRILTGEQKDAQIVLDEVQATVQGYLDDYWAEQG